In Flammeovirgaceae bacterium 311, one DNA window encodes the following:
- a CDS encoding acyl-CoA oxidase/dehydrogenase (COG1960 Acyl-CoA dehydrogenases) yields the protein MHIEEVLKKTRDLAAGVLLAETAIIDQEAVWPEKSIKALLTAGLGGLVAPKETGGLGHGLFSLVRVAETLGEVCASTSLCYGMHCVGTAVIAAKASEWQKERYLVPISEGKHFTTLALSEPGTGAHFYYPQTQLMPHSADSFSISGKKSFITNGGHADSYVISTVAVDPDADPNLFSCIVVDKETKGLVWGPKWQGMGMRGNSSRGLDIQDATVPASHLLGEQGDQLWYIFNIVAPYFLTAMAGTYLGIAQAAFNEAHAHLQRRSYAHSGAGLSQVHVLQHKLGVLWAKIERTRRLLYYAAQEGDSNNFNALPAVLSAKAEVAQCAVDAVNEAMTLSGGIAYRENSRFNVLLRDVRAAHIMSPTTDLLYTWLGRALLDQPILSE from the coding sequence ATGCATATAGAGGAAGTACTGAAAAAGACCAGAGATTTAGCTGCCGGGGTGCTGCTGGCCGAAACGGCTATCATTGATCAGGAAGCAGTCTGGCCGGAAAAAAGCATCAAAGCATTGTTAACAGCTGGCCTGGGAGGTCTGGTAGCCCCAAAAGAAACAGGAGGCCTGGGGCACGGATTATTCTCACTGGTGCGTGTTGCCGAAACCCTGGGAGAGGTTTGTGCCTCTACCAGCCTTTGCTATGGCATGCATTGCGTAGGCACTGCGGTAATTGCCGCCAAAGCAAGCGAGTGGCAGAAGGAGCGATACCTGGTACCTATTTCAGAAGGAAAACATTTTACCACGCTTGCCCTTAGCGAACCCGGTACCGGGGCACATTTTTACTATCCCCAAACCCAGCTAATGCCACACTCTGCAGATAGTTTCAGCATAAGCGGAAAAAAATCTTTTATTACAAATGGTGGTCATGCCGATTCCTACGTAATCTCTACTGTAGCCGTAGATCCCGATGCTGATCCCAATCTTTTCTCCTGTATTGTGGTAGACAAAGAAACAAAAGGTTTGGTTTGGGGTCCAAAATGGCAGGGAATGGGCATGCGCGGAAATTCATCGAGAGGCCTGGATATTCAGGATGCCACAGTACCAGCCAGCCATTTGCTGGGCGAGCAGGGAGATCAGCTATGGTATATTTTTAATATAGTAGCCCCCTACTTCCTTACAGCCATGGCGGGCACTTATCTGGGAATTGCCCAGGCAGCCTTTAACGAGGCACATGCACACCTGCAGCGCAGAAGTTATGCACACAGTGGTGCCGGCCTTAGCCAGGTGCATGTGTTACAGCATAAGCTGGGCGTACTATGGGCTAAAATTGAGCGCACCCGCAGGCTTTTATATTATGCAGCTCAGGAAGGCGACAGCAACAACTTCAATGCCTTACCAGCCGTTCTTTCTGCCAAGGCCGAAGTAGCCCAATGTGCCGTTGATGCGGTAAATGAGGCCATGACACTCTCCGGCGGTATTGCCTATCGGGAAAACAGCCGGTTTAATGTGCTGCTGCGCGATGTCAGGGCAGCCCATATCATGTCTCCTACTACCGACCTGCTCTACACCTGGCTGGGAAGGGCCCTGCTGGATCAACCAATACTTTCTGAATGA
- a CDS encoding hypothetical protein (COG0662 Mannose-6-phosphate isomerase): MNKLDKVTLAEKFSQIPDYWNPRIVGELNGQQVKLAKFKGAFVWHQHEHEDEFFLVVNGSFRMELRDKTVELEEGDFMIVPRGTEHRPVAEQEAHVLLFEPSSTVNTGTLQDSALTRKDLESI; this comes from the coding sequence ATGAACAAGCTGGATAAAGTAACACTGGCAGAAAAATTTTCGCAGATCCCCGACTACTGGAATCCACGCATTGTGGGGGAGCTGAACGGGCAGCAGGTAAAACTGGCTAAGTTTAAAGGTGCCTTTGTGTGGCATCAGCACGAGCATGAAGATGAGTTTTTTCTGGTGGTGAACGGCTCCTTCCGGATGGAGCTGCGCGATAAAACAGTTGAGCTAGAGGAAGGTGATTTCATGATCGTTCCCCGGGGCACAGAGCACCGTCCGGTTGCGGAGCAGGAAGCGCATGTACTTTTGTTTGAACCCAGTAGCACGGTAAATACAGGCACACTGCAAGACTCGGCACTCACCAGAAAGGACCTGGAAAGCATATAA
- a CDS encoding hypothetical protein (COG4895 Uncharacterized conserved protein): MDGTRRADVKPGLRVKIVLKQDQRSGRLTEGVVKDLLTSSPTHHHGIKVRLEDGQIGRVKEILG; the protein is encoded by the coding sequence ATGGACGGCACCCGAAGAGCAGATGTAAAACCCGGACTACGGGTAAAGATTGTATTGAAGCAGGACCAGCGCAGCGGCAGGCTTACCGAAGGAGTGGTAAAAGACCTGCTCACCAGCTCCCCCACCCATCACCACGGCATCAAGGTAAGGCTGGAGGATGGGCAGATTGGCCGCGTAAAAGAGATTCTGGGTTAG
- a CDS encoding F5/8 type C domain-containing protein: MPAMNKALLALLALLCCSSLCLGQTGPYRYQRQLEGVSSSWHRIPLPNDIYGKLKSDLSDLRIWGIAPAGDTLEMPYLLQNTESELKERKLSFNLLNQTSKDGNYFYTLELPEERALNEIQLQFGNPNFDWRVKLEGSHRQGEWFTVLENYRILSVENAYTDYSFTTLRFPTIRYKYLRLQIGSDKKPELMPVTLLQKEGSPGEYQTYTLSSYKSAENRKEKLTVVEMALPQALPLSRMVIVVADTFDYYRPISLQYAADSSKLEEGWRYHYRTLYTGTLSSLEDSIFTFNSTIAQKLRLVIHNGNNLPLRISGVQLQGALNSIVTRLSGGGGTTGETRYYLVYGNPDARAPQYDIALFTDKIPPSPEALALGPETALTQNLPASSSLFVNKLWLWGIMLLLIGIMGWFALKMLKSENQNQNT; the protein is encoded by the coding sequence ATGCCAGCCATGAATAAAGCACTTTTAGCTCTTTTGGCACTGCTGTGCTGCAGCAGCCTCTGCCTGGGGCAGACCGGCCCATACCGCTACCAGCGCCAGCTGGAGGGAGTAAGCAGCAGCTGGCACCGCATCCCCCTGCCAAACGATATTTACGGCAAGCTAAAATCCGACCTCTCCGACCTAAGAATCTGGGGAATTGCCCCCGCTGGCGATACGCTGGAGATGCCCTACCTGCTGCAAAATACCGAAAGTGAGCTAAAGGAACGGAAGCTAAGCTTTAACCTGCTTAACCAGACCAGCAAAGACGGAAATTACTTTTACACCCTGGAGCTGCCGGAAGAGCGTGCCCTCAATGAAATACAGCTCCAGTTTGGCAACCCTAACTTCGACTGGCGGGTAAAGCTGGAGGGCAGCCACCGGCAGGGCGAATGGTTCACTGTACTGGAGAACTACCGCATCCTGTCTGTAGAAAATGCTTATACCGACTACAGCTTTACTACCCTGCGCTTTCCCACCATCCGTTACAAATACCTGCGCCTGCAAATCGGCAGCGATAAAAAGCCGGAGCTGATGCCTGTTACACTCCTGCAGAAAGAGGGCAGCCCGGGAGAATACCAGACCTACACCCTTAGCAGCTATAAATCGGCAGAAAACAGGAAAGAAAAACTAACAGTGGTAGAAATGGCCCTGCCACAGGCCCTGCCCCTATCCCGGATGGTGATAGTGGTAGCCGATACTTTTGATTACTACCGGCCCATCAGCCTGCAGTATGCTGCCGACAGCAGTAAGCTGGAGGAGGGCTGGCGTTACCACTACCGCACCCTCTATACCGGCACCCTTAGCTCACTGGAAGATTCTATTTTTACCTTCAACAGCACCATTGCCCAAAAGCTTAGGCTCGTGATCCATAATGGCAATAACCTGCCCCTGCGCATTAGCGGGGTACAGTTGCAGGGTGCTCTCAATTCTATTGTTACCCGCCTAAGTGGCGGCGGTGGCACAACGGGCGAGACGCGATACTATCTGGTGTATGGAAATCCGGATGCCCGCGCGCCTCAGTATGATATTGCCCTCTTTACCGATAAGATCCCCCCCTCGCCGGAGGCATTAGCGCTTGGCCCTGAAACAGCGCTTACCCAAAATTTACCGGCCAGCAGCAGTCTTTTTGTTAACAAACTGTGGCTTTGGGGTATTATGCTGTTACTGATTGGCATTATGGGATGGTTTGCCCTTAAAATGCTCAAATCAGAAAATCAAAACCAGAATACCTAA
- a CDS encoding hypothetical protein (COG5373 Predicted membrane protein), which translates to MVGLNFDPMQDPDYNNKLLQQLDALLLKQEELQYEMNELRRQVLSVTATASSTPPAAAEVTQQPKVDPAPQKAPDGRGEPAVNLPPAQPIYSRKELQAPAGMEAPAKAAPSGAAPAGAAPAGAANRPKSDLEKFIGENLINKIGIIIIVFGVAVGAKYAIDNELISPLTRIIMGYGAGLALIAFAMYLKKDYLNFSAVLLSGSMAILYFITFAAFSFYGLFPQAVAFGLMLLFTAFTVVAALHYNMQVIAHIGLVGAYAVPFLLSDGSGRVHILFSYMAIINGGILLIAYKRYWKPLYYLAFGISWLIYLAWFSLDYRVENHFAIGLGFAAVFFTIFYLTLLLYKLTRKEVFGQGDVVLLLFNSFIFFGVGYAILDGHPNAGQYLGLFTLLNALVHFIVCTLVYRKKLADRNLFYLLAGLVLVFITIAVPVQLEGNWVTLLWTGEAALLFWIGRGRGVQVYERLSFPLLLLAFASLVHDWSLYYPMGYSVGADSAFTPLLNPYFLTSLLFVAALAFMTWFGHKTASATIGKKPLQQLQSYLTGLLLLVAAYYSFELEIVAYWTQQYEASHISIPETASEPAIWLYNISLLQFKTIWILNYSLLFVLALALFNILKLRNRELGWLTLALAGMVIIAFLTEGLNTLNTLRMQWQEPAEAAYYTQGMTNLLLRYLSFFLVALLLWSCYRLKKQSFLQLNIKIAYDFLLYGTILWIASNELVHWMSLGGYSNAHELGLSILWGVYALLVIGIGIGKKKKHLRIGAFVLFGITLLKLFFYDIAHLDTIAKTVVMVSLGILLLIISFLYNKYKHLIADASHE; encoded by the coding sequence ATGGTAGGTTTAAATTTTGATCCTATGCAAGATCCTGATTACAACAATAAACTGCTGCAACAGCTGGATGCTTTGCTCCTGAAACAGGAAGAGCTCCAGTATGAAATGAACGAGCTCCGCCGACAGGTACTCTCCGTTACTGCGACAGCCTCTTCTACTCCTCCTGCAGCAGCAGAGGTGACACAGCAGCCCAAAGTAGATCCTGCTCCTCAAAAGGCTCCTGATGGCAGAGGAGAGCCGGCAGTAAACCTGCCGCCTGCCCAGCCTATCTATAGCCGGAAAGAATTACAGGCCCCAGCTGGTATGGAAGCACCTGCCAAGGCCGCTCCCTCCGGAGCGGCTCCAGCCGGAGCGGCTCCAGCCGGAGCTGCCAACAGGCCTAAATCAGACCTTGAAAAGTTTATCGGGGAGAACCTGATCAATAAAATAGGCATCATCATTATTGTATTTGGCGTGGCCGTTGGTGCTAAATATGCCATCGACAACGAGCTGATCAGCCCACTTACGCGTATCATCATGGGCTATGGAGCCGGCCTGGCGCTGATTGCCTTTGCCATGTACCTGAAGAAAGACTACCTCAACTTCAGTGCTGTGCTGCTGAGTGGATCCATGGCCATTTTGTACTTTATCACCTTTGCGGCCTTTAGCTTCTATGGCCTGTTTCCACAAGCTGTGGCCTTTGGGCTGATGCTGCTGTTTACGGCCTTTACCGTGGTAGCAGCCCTGCATTATAATATGCAGGTAATTGCCCATATTGGCCTGGTGGGTGCCTATGCCGTACCTTTTCTGCTAAGCGATGGCTCCGGCAGGGTGCACATTCTCTTTAGCTATATGGCCATTATCAATGGAGGTATTCTACTTATCGCCTACAAGCGTTACTGGAAACCACTCTACTACCTGGCCTTTGGCATCAGCTGGCTTATTTACCTGGCCTGGTTTAGTCTTGATTATCGGGTGGAAAATCACTTTGCCATCGGGCTTGGTTTTGCGGCCGTGTTCTTCACAATTTTCTACCTGACCCTCCTGCTCTACAAACTTACCCGCAAAGAAGTTTTTGGCCAGGGAGATGTGGTGCTGCTGCTCTTTAACTCTTTTATTTTCTTTGGTGTGGGCTATGCCATACTGGATGGACATCCCAACGCAGGTCAGTACCTGGGCCTTTTCACACTACTGAATGCCCTGGTACATTTTATTGTCTGTACCCTGGTGTACCGCAAAAAACTGGCAGACCGTAATTTATTTTACCTCCTGGCGGGCCTGGTGCTGGTGTTTATTACCATTGCGGTTCCCGTGCAGCTGGAGGGCAACTGGGTAACGCTGCTCTGGACAGGCGAAGCTGCCCTGCTGTTCTGGATTGGACGCGGCAGGGGGGTTCAGGTGTACGAGCGCCTCTCCTTTCCGCTGCTGCTACTGGCCTTTGCCAGCCTGGTGCACGACTGGTCCCTTTACTACCCAATGGGCTATTCCGTTGGCGCAGACAGCGCTTTTACCCCACTGCTGAACCCTTATTTCCTGACATCCCTGCTCTTTGTTGCTGCACTTGCTTTCATGACCTGGTTTGGCCATAAAACAGCTAGTGCCACCATCGGCAAAAAACCACTGCAGCAACTGCAAAGCTACCTCACAGGCCTGCTGCTCCTGGTTGCAGCCTATTATTCCTTTGAGCTGGAAATAGTTGCGTACTGGACCCAGCAGTACGAAGCCTCCCACATCAGCATACCAGAGACCGCATCAGAACCCGCCATATGGCTTTACAACATCAGCCTGCTGCAGTTCAAAACCATATGGATACTAAACTACTCCCTCCTGTTTGTGCTGGCACTGGCCCTTTTCAACATCCTGAAACTGCGCAACAGGGAGCTGGGCTGGCTCACCCTGGCCCTGGCCGGCATGGTCATCATAGCTTTCTTAACAGAGGGTCTTAATACCCTTAACACCCTGCGCATGCAGTGGCAGGAACCTGCGGAGGCTGCCTATTATACCCAGGGCATGACCAATCTCCTGCTCCGCTACCTCTCCTTCTTCCTGGTAGCCCTGCTGCTGTGGTCCTGCTACCGGCTTAAAAAGCAGTCATTCCTGCAGCTCAATATTAAAATAGCGTACGATTTTCTGCTGTACGGCACCATCTTATGGATTGCCAGCAATGAGCTGGTACACTGGATGAGCCTGGGCGGCTACAGCAACGCCCATGAGCTGGGCCTCAGCATACTCTGGGGTGTATACGCCCTGCTGGTGATCGGTATAGGCATAGGCAAAAAGAAAAAGCACCTGCGGATCGGTGCCTTTGTGCTGTTTGGTATAACGCTGCTGAAGCTTTTCTTCTACGATATTGCGCACCTGGATACCATTGCCAAAACGGTTGTGATGGTGTCGCTGGGCATTTTACTGCTGATTATTTCGTTCCTTTACAACAAATACAAGCACCTGATTGCCGATGCCAGCCATGAATAA
- a CDS encoding DEAD/DEAH box helicase (COG0513 Superfamily II DNA and RNA helicases): MISQSLQNLNIQKLNAMQEASLSAAKQHDELILLSPTGSGKTLGFLLPILEQLDPQQEGVQALVLAPSRELALQIEGVFRKMGTSYKVNCCYGGHPIRIEQNNLQQPPAVLVGTPGRIADHLQRESFNPATIRTLVLDEFDKALELGFEQEMAFILGQLQGLRKRILTSATNMEQVPQFTGIRTPKILNYLSDTPSQRLTLKAVRATSTDKLEALFVLICTMEAKPALIFCNHREAVERISKLLGQKGIAHGSFQGGMEQEERERELIKFRNGSHRLLICTDLASRGLDIPEIEYVIHYQLPSDDKSFTHRNGRTARMAATGTAYLVLAEEEPLPTYLEEEPLFESLPEAAALPRKAEWATIYIGAGKKDKVNKIDVVGLLLQKGGLQKEELGRIEVLDHSAYAAIKRSKMDSVISKLRHEKIKNKKVKFELSK; encoded by the coding sequence ATGATCTCACAATCCCTGCAAAACCTGAACATACAAAAGCTCAATGCCATGCAGGAAGCTTCCTTAAGTGCCGCAAAGCAGCATGATGAGCTCATTCTGCTGTCGCCAACAGGCTCCGGCAAAACCCTGGGTTTTCTGCTGCCCATTCTGGAGCAGCTGGACCCGCAGCAGGAGGGGGTGCAGGCTTTGGTGCTGGCGCCTTCGCGCGAGCTGGCCCTGCAGATAGAAGGTGTGTTCAGGAAAATGGGTACCAGCTATAAAGTAAACTGCTGTTACGGCGGGCATCCCATCAGGATTGAGCAAAACAACCTGCAGCAGCCTCCAGCGGTGCTGGTGGGTACTCCCGGCAGAATTGCAGACCACCTGCAGCGGGAGAGCTTTAACCCTGCCACCATCCGCACCCTGGTGCTCGATGAATTTGACAAAGCACTGGAGCTGGGCTTTGAGCAGGAGATGGCTTTTATCCTGGGCCAGCTGCAGGGGCTCAGAAAGCGCATTTTAACCTCTGCCACCAATATGGAGCAGGTACCTCAGTTTACAGGCATCAGAACTCCCAAAATACTTAACTATTTAAGCGACACACCCTCACAACGGCTTACCTTAAAAGCAGTGCGGGCGACCAGCACCGATAAGCTGGAGGCGCTTTTTGTGCTGATCTGCACGATGGAAGCCAAACCTGCCCTTATCTTTTGTAACCACCGGGAGGCAGTGGAACGCATTAGCAAGCTACTGGGGCAGAAAGGAATTGCCCACGGCAGCTTTCAGGGAGGGATGGAGCAGGAGGAGCGGGAGCGGGAGCTGATCAAGTTTCGCAATGGCAGTCACCGGCTGCTGATCTGCACCGACCTGGCCTCCCGGGGGCTGGATATTCCGGAAATTGAATACGTAATCCACTACCAGTTGCCATCTGACGATAAGTCTTTTACACACCGCAACGGCCGCACCGCCCGCATGGCAGCCACCGGCACTGCCTACCTGGTGCTGGCCGAAGAGGAACCCCTGCCCACATACCTGGAGGAGGAGCCCCTTTTCGAATCTTTACCTGAGGCGGCAGCATTGCCCCGCAAAGCTGAGTGGGCTACGATTTACATCGGCGCCGGTAAAAAAGATAAGGTTAATAAAATTGATGTGGTAGGCCTGCTGCTCCAGAAAGGAGGCTTACAAAAAGAAGAGCTGGGCAGAATTGAGGTCCTCGACCACTCCGCCTACGCAGCCATCAAACGCAGCAAAATGGATTCGGTTATAAGTAAGCTTCGCCACGAAAAGATCAAGAATAAAAAGGTAAAGTTTGAGCTGTCGAAGTGA
- a CDS encoding 6-phosphogluconolactonase (COG2706 3-carboxymuconate cyclase) codes for MTTLSLARPLQLLLALSVILSACSSAGNTETVATQTPELVEQQDTKQLLLVGTYTRKEGHVDGKADGIYLYEFDLETGSLTHLSTSPPIVNPSYLTIHPTNDWVYAVSETGGEGPKEFGSVQAFRLNREAQQLSAINAVSSEGKYPCYISTDPSGRFAMVANYGGGISLLPIESDGSLQEATVSIQHQGKGPTPRQESSHAHMIVPGPREHFIYAVDLGTDKIYTYTLDALREQLTATGETATLEPGSGPRHLSFHPVNDWAYVVNELSGTITAFKVDSVSGALENFQTISTIPEGISGQAGCADIHIHPSGQFLYASNRGDMNNIAMYEINQSSGVLRLMGHQPTFGLTPRNFVIHPNGEFLLVANQDSGNVVTFRIDQNTGLLQETGINTEIPTPVCLKFVE; via the coding sequence ATGACAACACTTTCTTTAGCCAGGCCGCTACAACTTTTACTGGCTTTATCGGTAATACTTTCAGCATGCAGCAGTGCAGGCAATACCGAAACAGTAGCAACACAAACCCCTGAATTAGTGGAACAACAGGATACAAAACAACTTCTGCTAGTAGGCACCTACACCAGAAAAGAAGGCCATGTAGATGGTAAAGCCGATGGCATCTACCTCTATGAATTTGATCTTGAAACAGGCAGCCTCACCCACCTAAGCACCTCTCCTCCCATTGTAAACCCCTCATACCTGACCATTCACCCCACCAACGACTGGGTGTATGCCGTAAGCGAAACAGGAGGCGAGGGTCCGAAAGAATTTGGCAGTGTACAAGCTTTCCGGCTCAACAGGGAGGCACAGCAGCTTTCGGCCATCAATGCCGTATCATCAGAGGGTAAATATCCCTGCTATATCAGCACCGACCCCTCCGGCCGCTTTGCCATGGTGGCAAACTATGGAGGTGGCATTTCTCTTTTGCCTATTGAATCCGATGGTTCGTTGCAGGAAGCCACCGTAAGCATTCAGCATCAGGGCAAGGGGCCCACACCCCGCCAGGAATCATCCCATGCGCATATGATAGTGCCAGGCCCAAGGGAACATTTTATTTATGCTGTAGACCTGGGTACCGATAAAATCTATACCTACACACTGGATGCGCTGCGGGAACAATTAACAGCTACCGGGGAAACCGCTACGCTGGAACCAGGTTCCGGGCCCCGCCACCTAAGCTTTCATCCTGTCAACGACTGGGCCTATGTAGTCAATGAGTTAAGCGGCACCATCACTGCTTTTAAAGTTGATTCCGTTTCCGGTGCCCTGGAAAATTTCCAGACCATTTCTACCATTCCGGAAGGCATCAGCGGACAGGCTGGCTGTGCAGACATACACATTCACCCTTCCGGTCAGTTCCTGTATGCCTCTAACCGTGGCGATATGAACAACATTGCCATGTACGAGATCAACCAGTCCAGCGGTGTGCTAAGGTTAATGGGCCATCAGCCCACTTTCGGCCTTACTCCACGTAATTTTGTGATACACCCCAATGGCGAATTCCTGCTGGTCGCCAACCAGGACAGCGGCAATGTAGTCACCTTCCGCATCGATCAAAACACAGGCCTTCTCCAGGAAACCGGCATCAATACCGAAATTCCTACGCCGGTGTGTTTAAAGTTTGTGGAGTAG